One segment of Desmodus rotundus isolate HL8 chromosome 6, HLdesRot8A.1, whole genome shotgun sequence DNA contains the following:
- the SYNPO gene encoding synaptopodin isoform X1, with amino-acid sequence MLGPHLPPPPLGPSEVGPTPCAFRIPDGSYRCLALEAEESGGEGGLQGEAGLSDMEEDKTASGSADGSACRATHGAPELPKALGIQPPSCSREAQRGLQQAHRPSQDWDLVKAQQVMTASPSPGPSSGPRIPQKPALGRSTSLTERDLKEAKARSQQIAAQLTTPPSSNSRGVQLFNRRRQRVNEFTLESHGRRGQKPSQESLRVPPASPTGHAPELCLNPTSLPKPGPARSPDGQSLDVGVPGHSMEGCSEEASLLRHLEKVASEEEEVPLVVYLKENAALLTANGLHLSQNRETQKSPPTPPPAETHSPAANVNQNLASPSAALVTPESTSNHNLPATDVNQNPPATVAPQSLPLSSIQQNSSEAQLPPNGTVPDSKPSALCAGGQPQELATEVRSSTLLIDKVSAQSTTTSTFPGEAAPISSSGPPAPDFMSSSLLIDVQPSAAAVSAEQEMPGRAAATTPTKLYSEVHLTLAKPHSVVNRTARPFGIQAPGSTGQIEQSPMVERRHLGGKAPAPQSSSMADRSPRPQRHVMSHSPMVERRPMAQRSPALERRPFGNFTPPPTYAETLSTAPLASRVRSPPSYSALYPSSDPKPSHLKGQGTPASKTGILEESMARRGSRKSMFTFVEKPKVTPNPDLLDLVQTADEKRRQRDQGEAGAEEEPFALGAEASNFQQEPAPRDRDSPTGAENVLPEWASCLKSPRIQAKPKPKPNQNLSEASGKGAELYARRQSRMEKYVIESSGPAELARCPSPTMSLPSSWKYSSGSLRVASRSPARTPPASLYHGYLPENGVLRPEPTKQSQPPYQLRPSLFVLSPIKEPTKVSPRAASPAKPSSLDLVPSLPKATLPRSPALPRPSRPSPGLYTAPGQDGLQPTAVSPTYGSDISPVSPSRAWSPRAKQAPRPSFSTRNIGIEAQERRESLPTSPPWTPGTSRPPSSLDGWVSPRPWEPGRGSSMSSPPPLPPPPPMSPSWSERSVSPQRPETEVRPPSRQLQALLARNIINAARRKSASPRPAGAESLRPFSPPRAPPPPPPPPRMRSPQPARLGPATTPGATFAPIQRGPLLAGLSSCASPRSPLPAQSRPFPYRRSPTDSDVSLDSEDSGAKSPGILGYNICPRGWNGSLRLKRGSLPAEASCTT; translated from the exons ATGCTgggtccccacctcccacccccacccctggggcccaGCGAAGTTGGGCCTACCCCCTGCGCGTTCCGGATCCCTGATGGGAGCTACAGGTGCCTGGCCTTGGAAGCTGAGGAGAGTGGTGGCGAGGGGGGcctgcagggagaggcagggctctCGGACATGGAGGAGGACAAGACAGCCAGCGGGAGTGCGGACGGCTCCGCCTGCAGAGCCACCCATGGGGCACCAGAGTTGCCCAAAGCCCTGGGCATCCAGCCACCCAGCTGCTCCAGGGAGGCACAAAGGGGGCTGCAGCAAGCTCACAGGCCCAGCCAGGACTGGGACTTGGTGAAGGCCCAGCAGGTGATGACAGCCAGtcccagccccggccccagcTCCGGGCCCAGGATTCCTCAGAAACCAG CTCTGGGCCGGAGCACCAGCCTCACTGAGAGAGACCTGAAAGAGGCCAAGGCGCGGAGCCAGCAGATCGCAGCCCAGCTGACCACCCCTCCCAGCTCCAACTCCCGAGGCGTCCAGCTCTTCAACAGGCGCCGGCAGAGGGTGAACGAGTTCACCTTGGAGAGCCACGGCCGGAGGGGACAGAAGCCCAGCCAGGAGTCCCTCAGAGTGCCCCCTGCCAGCCCCACAGGCCATGCCCCAGAGCTCTGCCTGAATCCCACCTCACTCCCCAAGCCAGGCCCTGCAAGGAGCCCTGACGGCCAGAGCCTTGACGTAGGGGTCCCTGGTCACAGCATGGAGGGGTGCTCAGAGGAAGCCAGCTTGCTGCGGCACCTGGAGAAGGTGGCCAGTGAGGAGGAAGAGGTACCACTGGTGGTGTATTTAAAGGAGAATGCAGCTCTGCTGACGGCTAATGGGCTTCACCTGTCCCAGAACCGAGAGACCCAGAAGAGTCCACCGACCCCACCTCCAGCCGAGACCCACAGCCCAGCTGCCAATGTCAACCAGAACCTTGCCTCACCCAGCGCTGCGCTCGTCACACCCGAGTCTACCAGCAACCACAACCTCCCAGCCACTGATGTCAATCAGAACCCACCGGCCACTGTGGCCCCTCAAAGCCTGCCGCTTTCCAGCATTCAACAGAATTCTTCAGAGGCACAACTCCCACCGAATGGCACCGTGCCAGATTCCAAACCCAGTGCCCTGTGTGCTGGTGGGCAACCCCAGGAGCTGGCCACAGAGGTGAGGTCCAGCACCCTTTTAATTGATAAGGTATCAGCTCAATCTACCACCACCAGCACCTTCCCCGGAGAAGCCGCTCCCATCTCCAGCTCCGGGCCCCCAGCCCCGGATTTCATGTCCAGCTCCCTGCTCATCGATGTCCAGCCCAGTGCTGCAGCAGTGTCAGCAGAACAAGAGATGCCTGGGCGGGCAGCTGCCACCACACCTACCAAGTTGTACAGCGAGGTCCACCTCACGCTGGCCAAGCCCCACTCCGTGGTCAACAGGACAGCCAGGCCCTTTGGGATCCAGGCACCAGGGAGCACTGGCCAGATTGAGCAGAGCCCCATGGTAGAGAGACGACACCTCGGGGGGAAGGCCCCAGCTCCCCAGTCCTCCAGCATGGCCGACAGGAGCCCTCGGCCACAGAGGCATGTAATGTCTCACAGCCCCATGGTGGAGAGGAGGCCCATGGCACAGCGAAGCCCTGCCTTGGAGAGACGCCCCTTCGGAaacttcaccccaccccccacttatGCTGAGACCTTGTCCACAGCTCCCCTGGCTTCCCGGGTTAGGTCTCCCCCATCTtactctgccctgtaccccagcTCCGACCCCAAGCCTTCCCATCTGAAGGGCCAGGGGACTCCCGCCAGCAAGACAGGGATTTTGGAGGAGTCTATGGCCCGGAGGGGCAGCCGGAAATCCATGTTCACCTTCGTGGAGAAGCCCAAGGTGACTCCGAATCCAGACCTGCTGGACCTGGTACAGACGGCTGATGAGAAGCGGAGGCAGAGGGACCAGGGGGAGGCTGGCGCAGAGGAGGAGCCCTTCGCACTGGGGGCTGAGGCCTCCAACTTCCAGCAGGAGCCAGCacccagggacagggacagccCCACCGGGGCTGAGAACGTCCTCCCCGAGTGGGCCTCATGCCTCAAGTCCCCGCGCATCCAGGCCAAGCCGAAGCCCAAACCCAACCAGAACCTGTCTGAGGCTTCCGGGAAAGGAGCTGAGCTCTATGCCCGCCGCCAGTCCCGCATGGAGAAGTACGTCATCGAGTCTTCGGGCCCTGCAGAGCTGGCCCGCTGCCCTTCACCCACAATGTCCCTTCCTTCGTCCTGGAAGTACTCCTCTGGCAGTCTCCGGGTGGCATCCCGAAGCCCAGCGCGgaccccacctgcctccctctaCCATGGCTACCTGCCTGAGAACGGGGTACTGCGCCCAGAACCCACCAAGCAATCGCAGCCTCCATACCAGCTGCGGCCCTCCCTCTTTGTCCTCTCTCCCATCAAGGAACCTACGAAGGTCTCGCCAAGAGCTGCCTCACCGGCCAAGCCGAGCTCCCTGGACCTGGTGCCCAGCCTGCCCAAGGCGACCCTTCCTAGGTCACCTGCCCTGCCTCGGCCCTCCCGCCCCTCACCAGGCCTCTACACAGCCCCTGGCCAGGATGGCCTCCAGCCCACTGCTGTGAGCCCTACCTACGGCAGCGATATCTCCCCCGTGTCTCCCTCCAGGGCCTGGTCTCCCCGAGCCAAGCAGGCCCCGAGGCCCTCCTTCTCCACCCGGAACATCGGGATCGAGGCTCAG GAACGCCGCGAGAGCCTGCCCACCTCCCCGCCCTGGACGCCGGGCACTTCCCGGCCCCCCAGCAGTCTGGACGGCTGGGTGAGCCCGCGGCCGTGGGAGCCCGGCCGCGGGAGCAGCATGAGCAGCCCCCCGCCACTGCCTCCGCCGCCACCCATGTCCCCTTCGTGGAGCGAGCGCTCGGTATCCCCGCAACGACCTGAGACCGAGGTGCGGCCCCCCAGCCGCCAGCTGCAGGCTCTCCTGGCGCGAAACATAATCAACGCGGCCCGGCGCAAGAGCGCCTCCCCGCGGCCGGCGGGCGCCGAGAGCCTGCGGCCCTTTTCCCCGCCCAGGgcgccgccgcccccgccgccgccaccgcgcATGCGGTCGCCGCAGCCTGCCCGCCTGGGCCCGGCCACCACGCCTGGGGCTACGTTCGCCCCGATCCAGCGGGGCCCGCTGCTGGCTGGGCTCTCGTCCTGTGCCAGCCCCCGCAGCCCGCTGCCCGCACAGTCCAGGCCCTTCCCCTATCGCCGCTCACCCACAGATTCGGACGTGTCCCTCGACTCGGAGGACTCCGGGGCGAAGTCGCCCGGCATCCTCGGCTACAACATCTGTCCCCGCGGTTGGAACGGGAGCCTGAGGCTCAAGCGTGGCAGCCTCCCCGCCGAGGCCTCCTGCACCACCTAa
- the SYNPO gene encoding synaptopodin isoform X2: MSLVMSEAHWNSTWTSPFTLSLWESSAALGRSTSLTERDLKEAKARSQQIAAQLTTPPSSNSRGVQLFNRRRQRVNEFTLESHGRRGQKPSQESLRVPPASPTGHAPELCLNPTSLPKPGPARSPDGQSLDVGVPGHSMEGCSEEASLLRHLEKVASEEEEVPLVVYLKENAALLTANGLHLSQNRETQKSPPTPPPAETHSPAANVNQNLASPSAALVTPESTSNHNLPATDVNQNPPATVAPQSLPLSSIQQNSSEAQLPPNGTVPDSKPSALCAGGQPQELATEVRSSTLLIDKVSAQSTTTSTFPGEAAPISSSGPPAPDFMSSSLLIDVQPSAAAVSAEQEMPGRAAATTPTKLYSEVHLTLAKPHSVVNRTARPFGIQAPGSTGQIEQSPMVERRHLGGKAPAPQSSSMADRSPRPQRHVMSHSPMVERRPMAQRSPALERRPFGNFTPPPTYAETLSTAPLASRVRSPPSYSALYPSSDPKPSHLKGQGTPASKTGILEESMARRGSRKSMFTFVEKPKVTPNPDLLDLVQTADEKRRQRDQGEAGAEEEPFALGAEASNFQQEPAPRDRDSPTGAENVLPEWASCLKSPRIQAKPKPKPNQNLSEASGKGAELYARRQSRMEKYVIESSGPAELARCPSPTMSLPSSWKYSSGSLRVASRSPARTPPASLYHGYLPENGVLRPEPTKQSQPPYQLRPSLFVLSPIKEPTKVSPRAASPAKPSSLDLVPSLPKATLPRSPALPRPSRPSPGLYTAPGQDGLQPTAVSPTYGSDISPVSPSRAWSPRAKQAPRPSFSTRNIGIEAQERRESLPTSPPWTPGTSRPPSSLDGWVSPRPWEPGRGSSMSSPPPLPPPPPMSPSWSERSVSPQRPETEVRPPSRQLQALLARNIINAARRKSASPRPAGAESLRPFSPPRAPPPPPPPPRMRSPQPARLGPATTPGATFAPIQRGPLLAGLSSCASPRSPLPAQSRPFPYRRSPTDSDVSLDSEDSGAKSPGILGYNICPRGWNGSLRLKRGSLPAEASCTT, from the exons ATGAGCCTGGTGATGTCGGAGGCCCATTGGAACTCCACGTGGACCAGTCCATTCACCCTCAGCCTCTGGGAAAGCTCAGCGG CTCTGGGCCGGAGCACCAGCCTCACTGAGAGAGACCTGAAAGAGGCCAAGGCGCGGAGCCAGCAGATCGCAGCCCAGCTGACCACCCCTCCCAGCTCCAACTCCCGAGGCGTCCAGCTCTTCAACAGGCGCCGGCAGAGGGTGAACGAGTTCACCTTGGAGAGCCACGGCCGGAGGGGACAGAAGCCCAGCCAGGAGTCCCTCAGAGTGCCCCCTGCCAGCCCCACAGGCCATGCCCCAGAGCTCTGCCTGAATCCCACCTCACTCCCCAAGCCAGGCCCTGCAAGGAGCCCTGACGGCCAGAGCCTTGACGTAGGGGTCCCTGGTCACAGCATGGAGGGGTGCTCAGAGGAAGCCAGCTTGCTGCGGCACCTGGAGAAGGTGGCCAGTGAGGAGGAAGAGGTACCACTGGTGGTGTATTTAAAGGAGAATGCAGCTCTGCTGACGGCTAATGGGCTTCACCTGTCCCAGAACCGAGAGACCCAGAAGAGTCCACCGACCCCACCTCCAGCCGAGACCCACAGCCCAGCTGCCAATGTCAACCAGAACCTTGCCTCACCCAGCGCTGCGCTCGTCACACCCGAGTCTACCAGCAACCACAACCTCCCAGCCACTGATGTCAATCAGAACCCACCGGCCACTGTGGCCCCTCAAAGCCTGCCGCTTTCCAGCATTCAACAGAATTCTTCAGAGGCACAACTCCCACCGAATGGCACCGTGCCAGATTCCAAACCCAGTGCCCTGTGTGCTGGTGGGCAACCCCAGGAGCTGGCCACAGAGGTGAGGTCCAGCACCCTTTTAATTGATAAGGTATCAGCTCAATCTACCACCACCAGCACCTTCCCCGGAGAAGCCGCTCCCATCTCCAGCTCCGGGCCCCCAGCCCCGGATTTCATGTCCAGCTCCCTGCTCATCGATGTCCAGCCCAGTGCTGCAGCAGTGTCAGCAGAACAAGAGATGCCTGGGCGGGCAGCTGCCACCACACCTACCAAGTTGTACAGCGAGGTCCACCTCACGCTGGCCAAGCCCCACTCCGTGGTCAACAGGACAGCCAGGCCCTTTGGGATCCAGGCACCAGGGAGCACTGGCCAGATTGAGCAGAGCCCCATGGTAGAGAGACGACACCTCGGGGGGAAGGCCCCAGCTCCCCAGTCCTCCAGCATGGCCGACAGGAGCCCTCGGCCACAGAGGCATGTAATGTCTCACAGCCCCATGGTGGAGAGGAGGCCCATGGCACAGCGAAGCCCTGCCTTGGAGAGACGCCCCTTCGGAaacttcaccccaccccccacttatGCTGAGACCTTGTCCACAGCTCCCCTGGCTTCCCGGGTTAGGTCTCCCCCATCTtactctgccctgtaccccagcTCCGACCCCAAGCCTTCCCATCTGAAGGGCCAGGGGACTCCCGCCAGCAAGACAGGGATTTTGGAGGAGTCTATGGCCCGGAGGGGCAGCCGGAAATCCATGTTCACCTTCGTGGAGAAGCCCAAGGTGACTCCGAATCCAGACCTGCTGGACCTGGTACAGACGGCTGATGAGAAGCGGAGGCAGAGGGACCAGGGGGAGGCTGGCGCAGAGGAGGAGCCCTTCGCACTGGGGGCTGAGGCCTCCAACTTCCAGCAGGAGCCAGCacccagggacagggacagccCCACCGGGGCTGAGAACGTCCTCCCCGAGTGGGCCTCATGCCTCAAGTCCCCGCGCATCCAGGCCAAGCCGAAGCCCAAACCCAACCAGAACCTGTCTGAGGCTTCCGGGAAAGGAGCTGAGCTCTATGCCCGCCGCCAGTCCCGCATGGAGAAGTACGTCATCGAGTCTTCGGGCCCTGCAGAGCTGGCCCGCTGCCCTTCACCCACAATGTCCCTTCCTTCGTCCTGGAAGTACTCCTCTGGCAGTCTCCGGGTGGCATCCCGAAGCCCAGCGCGgaccccacctgcctccctctaCCATGGCTACCTGCCTGAGAACGGGGTACTGCGCCCAGAACCCACCAAGCAATCGCAGCCTCCATACCAGCTGCGGCCCTCCCTCTTTGTCCTCTCTCCCATCAAGGAACCTACGAAGGTCTCGCCAAGAGCTGCCTCACCGGCCAAGCCGAGCTCCCTGGACCTGGTGCCCAGCCTGCCCAAGGCGACCCTTCCTAGGTCACCTGCCCTGCCTCGGCCCTCCCGCCCCTCACCAGGCCTCTACACAGCCCCTGGCCAGGATGGCCTCCAGCCCACTGCTGTGAGCCCTACCTACGGCAGCGATATCTCCCCCGTGTCTCCCTCCAGGGCCTGGTCTCCCCGAGCCAAGCAGGCCCCGAGGCCCTCCTTCTCCACCCGGAACATCGGGATCGAGGCTCAG GAACGCCGCGAGAGCCTGCCCACCTCCCCGCCCTGGACGCCGGGCACTTCCCGGCCCCCCAGCAGTCTGGACGGCTGGGTGAGCCCGCGGCCGTGGGAGCCCGGCCGCGGGAGCAGCATGAGCAGCCCCCCGCCACTGCCTCCGCCGCCACCCATGTCCCCTTCGTGGAGCGAGCGCTCGGTATCCCCGCAACGACCTGAGACCGAGGTGCGGCCCCCCAGCCGCCAGCTGCAGGCTCTCCTGGCGCGAAACATAATCAACGCGGCCCGGCGCAAGAGCGCCTCCCCGCGGCCGGCGGGCGCCGAGAGCCTGCGGCCCTTTTCCCCGCCCAGGgcgccgccgcccccgccgccgccaccgcgcATGCGGTCGCCGCAGCCTGCCCGCCTGGGCCCGGCCACCACGCCTGGGGCTACGTTCGCCCCGATCCAGCGGGGCCCGCTGCTGGCTGGGCTCTCGTCCTGTGCCAGCCCCCGCAGCCCGCTGCCCGCACAGTCCAGGCCCTTCCCCTATCGCCGCTCACCCACAGATTCGGACGTGTCCCTCGACTCGGAGGACTCCGGGGCGAAGTCGCCCGGCATCCTCGGCTACAACATCTGTCCCCGCGGTTGGAACGGGAGCCTGAGGCTCAAGCGTGGCAGCCTCCCCGCCGAGGCCTCCTGCACCACCTAa
- the SYNPO gene encoding synaptopodin isoform X3, translating to MEGCSEEASLLRHLEKVASEEEEVPLVVYLKENAALLTANGLHLSQNRETQKSPPTPPPAETHSPAANVNQNLASPSAALVTPESTSNHNLPATDVNQNPPATVAPQSLPLSSIQQNSSEAQLPPNGTVPDSKPSALCAGGQPQELATEVRSSTLLIDKVSAQSTTTSTFPGEAAPISSSGPPAPDFMSSSLLIDVQPSAAAVSAEQEMPGRAAATTPTKLYSEVHLTLAKPHSVVNRTARPFGIQAPGSTGQIEQSPMVERRHLGGKAPAPQSSSMADRSPRPQRHVMSHSPMVERRPMAQRSPALERRPFGNFTPPPTYAETLSTAPLASRVRSPPSYSALYPSSDPKPSHLKGQGTPASKTGILEESMARRGSRKSMFTFVEKPKVTPNPDLLDLVQTADEKRRQRDQGEAGAEEEPFALGAEASNFQQEPAPRDRDSPTGAENVLPEWASCLKSPRIQAKPKPKPNQNLSEASGKGAELYARRQSRMEKYVIESSGPAELARCPSPTMSLPSSWKYSSGSLRVASRSPARTPPASLYHGYLPENGVLRPEPTKQSQPPYQLRPSLFVLSPIKEPTKVSPRAASPAKPSSLDLVPSLPKATLPRSPALPRPSRPSPGLYTAPGQDGLQPTAVSPTYGSDISPVSPSRAWSPRAKQAPRPSFSTRNIGIEAQERRESLPTSPPWTPGTSRPPSSLDGWVSPRPWEPGRGSSMSSPPPLPPPPPMSPSWSERSVSPQRPETEVRPPSRQLQALLARNIINAARRKSASPRPAGAESLRPFSPPRAPPPPPPPPRMRSPQPARLGPATTPGATFAPIQRGPLLAGLSSCASPRSPLPAQSRPFPYRRSPTDSDVSLDSEDSGAKSPGILGYNICPRGWNGSLRLKRGSLPAEASCTT from the exons ATGGAGGGGTGCTCAGAGGAAGCCAGCTTGCTGCGGCACCTGGAGAAGGTGGCCAGTGAGGAGGAAGAGGTACCACTGGTGGTGTATTTAAAGGAGAATGCAGCTCTGCTGACGGCTAATGGGCTTCACCTGTCCCAGAACCGAGAGACCCAGAAGAGTCCACCGACCCCACCTCCAGCCGAGACCCACAGCCCAGCTGCCAATGTCAACCAGAACCTTGCCTCACCCAGCGCTGCGCTCGTCACACCCGAGTCTACCAGCAACCACAACCTCCCAGCCACTGATGTCAATCAGAACCCACCGGCCACTGTGGCCCCTCAAAGCCTGCCGCTTTCCAGCATTCAACAGAATTCTTCAGAGGCACAACTCCCACCGAATGGCACCGTGCCAGATTCCAAACCCAGTGCCCTGTGTGCTGGTGGGCAACCCCAGGAGCTGGCCACAGAGGTGAGGTCCAGCACCCTTTTAATTGATAAGGTATCAGCTCAATCTACCACCACCAGCACCTTCCCCGGAGAAGCCGCTCCCATCTCCAGCTCCGGGCCCCCAGCCCCGGATTTCATGTCCAGCTCCCTGCTCATCGATGTCCAGCCCAGTGCTGCAGCAGTGTCAGCAGAACAAGAGATGCCTGGGCGGGCAGCTGCCACCACACCTACCAAGTTGTACAGCGAGGTCCACCTCACGCTGGCCAAGCCCCACTCCGTGGTCAACAGGACAGCCAGGCCCTTTGGGATCCAGGCACCAGGGAGCACTGGCCAGATTGAGCAGAGCCCCATGGTAGAGAGACGACACCTCGGGGGGAAGGCCCCAGCTCCCCAGTCCTCCAGCATGGCCGACAGGAGCCCTCGGCCACAGAGGCATGTAATGTCTCACAGCCCCATGGTGGAGAGGAGGCCCATGGCACAGCGAAGCCCTGCCTTGGAGAGACGCCCCTTCGGAaacttcaccccaccccccacttatGCTGAGACCTTGTCCACAGCTCCCCTGGCTTCCCGGGTTAGGTCTCCCCCATCTtactctgccctgtaccccagcTCCGACCCCAAGCCTTCCCATCTGAAGGGCCAGGGGACTCCCGCCAGCAAGACAGGGATTTTGGAGGAGTCTATGGCCCGGAGGGGCAGCCGGAAATCCATGTTCACCTTCGTGGAGAAGCCCAAGGTGACTCCGAATCCAGACCTGCTGGACCTGGTACAGACGGCTGATGAGAAGCGGAGGCAGAGGGACCAGGGGGAGGCTGGCGCAGAGGAGGAGCCCTTCGCACTGGGGGCTGAGGCCTCCAACTTCCAGCAGGAGCCAGCacccagggacagggacagccCCACCGGGGCTGAGAACGTCCTCCCCGAGTGGGCCTCATGCCTCAAGTCCCCGCGCATCCAGGCCAAGCCGAAGCCCAAACCCAACCAGAACCTGTCTGAGGCTTCCGGGAAAGGAGCTGAGCTCTATGCCCGCCGCCAGTCCCGCATGGAGAAGTACGTCATCGAGTCTTCGGGCCCTGCAGAGCTGGCCCGCTGCCCTTCACCCACAATGTCCCTTCCTTCGTCCTGGAAGTACTCCTCTGGCAGTCTCCGGGTGGCATCCCGAAGCCCAGCGCGgaccccacctgcctccctctaCCATGGCTACCTGCCTGAGAACGGGGTACTGCGCCCAGAACCCACCAAGCAATCGCAGCCTCCATACCAGCTGCGGCCCTCCCTCTTTGTCCTCTCTCCCATCAAGGAACCTACGAAGGTCTCGCCAAGAGCTGCCTCACCGGCCAAGCCGAGCTCCCTGGACCTGGTGCCCAGCCTGCCCAAGGCGACCCTTCCTAGGTCACCTGCCCTGCCTCGGCCCTCCCGCCCCTCACCAGGCCTCTACACAGCCCCTGGCCAGGATGGCCTCCAGCCCACTGCTGTGAGCCCTACCTACGGCAGCGATATCTCCCCCGTGTCTCCCTCCAGGGCCTGGTCTCCCCGAGCCAAGCAGGCCCCGAGGCCCTCCTTCTCCACCCGGAACATCGGGATCGAGGCTCAG GAACGCCGCGAGAGCCTGCCCACCTCCCCGCCCTGGACGCCGGGCACTTCCCGGCCCCCCAGCAGTCTGGACGGCTGGGTGAGCCCGCGGCCGTGGGAGCCCGGCCGCGGGAGCAGCATGAGCAGCCCCCCGCCACTGCCTCCGCCGCCACCCATGTCCCCTTCGTGGAGCGAGCGCTCGGTATCCCCGCAACGACCTGAGACCGAGGTGCGGCCCCCCAGCCGCCAGCTGCAGGCTCTCCTGGCGCGAAACATAATCAACGCGGCCCGGCGCAAGAGCGCCTCCCCGCGGCCGGCGGGCGCCGAGAGCCTGCGGCCCTTTTCCCCGCCCAGGgcgccgccgcccccgccgccgccaccgcgcATGCGGTCGCCGCAGCCTGCCCGCCTGGGCCCGGCCACCACGCCTGGGGCTACGTTCGCCCCGATCCAGCGGGGCCCGCTGCTGGCTGGGCTCTCGTCCTGTGCCAGCCCCCGCAGCCCGCTGCCCGCACAGTCCAGGCCCTTCCCCTATCGCCGCTCACCCACAGATTCGGACGTGTCCCTCGACTCGGAGGACTCCGGGGCGAAGTCGCCCGGCATCCTCGGCTACAACATCTGTCCCCGCGGTTGGAACGGGAGCCTGAGGCTCAAGCGTGGCAGCCTCCCCGCCGAGGCCTCCTGCACCACCTAa